A section of the Acanthochromis polyacanthus isolate Apoly-LR-REF ecotype Palm Island chromosome 1, KAUST_Apoly_ChrSc, whole genome shotgun sequence genome encodes:
- the LOC127535747 gene encoding zinc finger and SCAN domain-containing protein 29-like translates to MSSPPAEPVQPAAALVQLLQGLTAMCAEQAALHRLHCDAFRQRVERQSRVLERLLSRAGGRSASPSSSVSRLTLQKMMVADDPQSFLDMFQATAAACGWPQAEWAVRLLPLLTGEAQTAAVSLPAAARRNFADVRKAVLDRTGLSPEDHRRRFRGARLGTGERPFVFAQQVKDAATRWLLPGETAGEIRLVEKMVVEQFIKGLPGETSNWVRCHRPADLGAAVMLAEDHLAVQSGGQGRAPPVTRPTPAPRRKTLAPPTMASRFPTPPAPAPRTNLSFASPPHQAPAAADAASNPQRAPQTSGQECWRCGRPGHTRRECPRTEVGQVVRVAGTPAPSPGPD, encoded by the exons ATGTCTTCACCTCCGGCGGAGCCGGTGCAGCCGGCCGCTGCATTGGTCCAGCTGCTGCAGGGCCTGACAGCGATGTGTGCGGAGCAGGCGGCTCTGCACCGACTTCACTGTGACGCTTTCCGCCAGCGGGTGGAGAGACAATCCCGCGTCCTCGAACGGCTGTTGTCCCGGGCGGGAGGACGGtctgcctccccctcctcctccgtctccaGGCTGACCTTACAGAAGATGATGGTGGCGGATGACCCACAGTCgtttttggacatgtttcagGCCACGGCGGCGGCGTGCGGATGGCCGCAGGCGGAGTGGGCGGTGCGGCTGCTTCCCCTACTGACGGGGGAGGCTCAGACGGCAGCGGTCAGCCTGCCAGCGGCCGCCCGGAGGAACTTCGCGGATGTCAGGAAGGCGGTGTTGGACAGGACGGGCCTCTCGCCTGAGGACCATCGGCGCCGTTTCCGAGGCGCTCGGCTGGGGACGGGTGAGCGCCCGTTTGTATTTGCCCAGCAGGTAAAGGATGCGGCAACCAGGTGGCTGCTGCCGGGAGAGACTGCGGGGGAGATTCGGCTGGTGGAGAAGATGGTGGTGGAACAGTTCATCAAGGGGCTGCCAGGGGAGACGAGTAACTGGGTGAGGTGTCATCGCCCGGCGGATCTGGGGGCAGCAGTGATGCTGGCCGAGGATCATCTGGCGGTCCAGTCGGGGGGCCAAGGACGGGCACCTCCAGTGACGCGACCGACACCAGCGCCACGCAGGAAAACCCTGGCCCCGCCGACGATGGCGTCACGTTTTCCGACGCCTCCAGCTCCGGCGCCCCGTACTAACCTCTCCTTTGCTTCCCCTCCCCACCAGGCTCCGGCTGCCGCAGACGCTGCTTCCAACCCACAGAGGGCTCCTCAAACGTCAGGACAGGAGTGCTGGAGGTGCGGGCGGCCTGGCCACACCCGCCGAGAATGCCCCCGCACGGAGGTCGGCCAGGTGGTCCGGGTTGCCGGCACGCCAGCACCCTCTCCCGGTCCAG ACTGA
- the aldh1l2 gene encoding mitochondrial 10-formyltetrahydrofolate dehydrogenase, with protein sequence MLWTASQVLRKFSTSSHYYQNKLKLAIIGQSMFGQEVYSNLKKQGHKVVGVFTVPDKDGKADPLAVAAEKDGTPVFKFPRWRVKGKPIPEVVDTYKAVGAELNVMPFCSQFIPMNVIDSPKHGSIIYHPSILPLHRGASAINWTLIQGDKKAGFSVFWADNGLDTGPILLQRECAVEPNDTVDTLYNRFLFPEGIKAMVESVQLIADGKAPRIPQTEEGASYEGIQKKSNAKVNLAQPAEAIHNWIRGHDKVPGAWTVIGGQSVTFYGSSMLGGSAAAGQPLEIEGASQPGIVTKNGLVLYGTDGKALVVKNLQFEDGKMIPASKYFSSRESSSVELTDDEKKMAEEIRNIWKGILSNVSAIEDTTDFFKSGAASMDVVRLVEEVKQKCAGVQLQNEDVYMATTFQDFIQMFVRRLRGEDQEEELVVDYATKDVNNMTVKMPYQCFINGSFEDAENDKTYDTINPTDGSVICKVSYTSVGDVDRAVAAAKEAYENGPWGRMNPRDRGSLLYKLADLMEEHQEELATIESIDSGAVYTLALKTHVGMSIQTFRYFAGWCDKIQGKTIPINQARPNRNLTFTKKEPLGVCAIVIPWNYPLMMLAWKSAACLAAGNTLVLKPAQVTPLTALKFAELSVKAGIPKGVINILPGSGGMVGQRLSDHPDIRKLGFTGSTPIGKQIMKSCAVSNLKKVSLELGGKSPLIIFSDCDMDKALRMGMSSVYFNKGENCIAAGRLFVEESIHDEYISRVVEEIKKMKIGDPLDRSTDHGPQNHKAHLDKLLEYCEIGLKEGATLVYGGKQVDRPGFFMEPTVFTDVEDHMFIAKEESFGPIMVVSKFRNGDVDGVLQRANDTEYGLASGVFTRDINKAMYVSERLEAGTVFVNTYNKTDVASPFGGFKQSGFGKDLGEDALMEYLKTKAVTVEY encoded by the exons CGGTGGCTGCAGAGAAGGATGGGACCCCGGTGTTCAAGTTCCCTCGGTGGCGGGTGAAGGGGAAGCCCATCCCTGAGGTGGTGGACACCTACAAAGCGGTGGGCGCCGAGCTGAACGTCATGCCCTTCTGCTCCCAGTTCATCCCCATGAATGTCATCGACAGCCCCAAGCATGGCTCCATCATCTACCACCCCTCCATCCTGCCCCTGCACCGAGGAGCCTCAGCCATCAACT GGACCCTTATCCAGGGTGATAAGAAAGCTGGCTTCTCAGTGTTCTGGGCTGATAACGGGCTGGACACCGGACCCATCCTGCTGCAGAGGGAGTGTGCTGTGGAGCCCAATGACACCGTGGACACACTGTACAACCGCTTCCTCTTCCCAGAGGGCATCAAGGCCATG GTGGAGTCGGTACAGCTCATTGCTGATGGAAAAGCCCCTCGAATTCCCCAGACAGAGGAAGGAGCGAGCTATGAAGGCATCCAGAAGAAATCAAACGCCAAG GTTAACCTGGCCCAGCCGGCTGAGGCCATCCACAACTGGATCCGCGGCCATGACAAAGTCCCCGGTGCTTGGACTGTCATCGGTGGTCAG TCTGTCACCTTTTATGGCTCGTCCATGTTGGGAGGGTCGGCAGCAGCCGGTCAGCCTCTGGAGATTGAGGGAGCTTCCCAGCCTGGCATCGTCACCAAGAATGGACTTGTCCTGTACGGAACTGATGGCAAAGCT CTCGTGGTGAAGAATCTGCAGTTTGAAGATGGGAAGATGATTCCTGCTTCCAAATACTTCTCCTCTAGAGAAAGCTCCAGCGTGGAGCTGACCGATGATGAGAAGAAGATGGCAGAGGAGATCAGG aacatctggaaggGCATCCTCAGCAATGTCTCAGCCATAGAGGACACCACAGACTTCTTCAAGTCTGGAGCTGCCTCCATGGATGTAGTCAG GCTGGTGGAGGAGGTAAAACAGAAGTGTGCTGGTGTCCAGCTGCAGAACGAGGATGTGTACATGGCCACCACCTTCCAGGACTTCATCCAGATGTTCGTCCGCAGGCTGAGAGGAGAGgatcaggaggaggagctggtcGTCGACTAT GCAACCAAAGACGTGAACAACATGACGGTGAAAATGCCATATCAGTGCTTTATCAACGGCAGTTTTGAGGAcgcagaaaacgacaaaacctACGACACTATCAACCCTACTGACGGATCG GTGATCTGTAAGGTGTCCTACACCTCGGTGGGTGATGTAGACCGAGCAGTAGCTGCTGCAAAAGAAGCTTATGAAAACGGGCCCTGGGGCAGGATGAACcccagagacagagggagtcTGCTTTACAA GCTTGCAGACCTGATGGAGGAACACCAGGAGGAGCTGGCCACCATTGAGTCCATCGATTCAGGAGCCGTGTACACACTGGCCCTCAAGACACACGTAGGCATGTCCATCCAGACCTTCCGCTACTTTGCTGGCTGGTGCGACAAAATCCAG GGCAAGACAATCCCTATCAACCAAGCCAGACCCAACCGCAACCTGACCTTCACTAAGAAAGAACCTCTGGG tgtgtgtgcCATCGTCATCCCATGGAACTACCCTCTGATGATGCTGGCGTGGAAGAGTGCAGCCTGCCTGGCAGCTGGAAACACTCTGGTTCTTAAACCTGCACAG GTCACTCCACTGACAGCACTGAAGTTTGCTGAACTTTCGGTGAAAGCTGGTATCCCAAAAGGCGTCATCAACATTTTGCCAGGCTCTG GTGGCATGGTGGGACAGCGTCTGTCTGACCACCCAGACATCCGTAAGCTGGGCTTCACCGGCTCCACACCTATTGGCAAGCAGATCATGAAGAG CTGTGCCGTCAGTAACCTGAAGAAGGTTTCTCTGGAGCTGGGGGGGAAATCGCCTCTCATCATCTTCAGTGACTGTGACATGGACAAGGCTCTTCGCATG GGCATGAGCTCTGTGTACTTCAACAAGGGTGAGAACTGCATTGCGGCCGGACGTCTGTTTGTGGAGGAGTCAATACATGATGAATATATCAGCCGAGTG GTGGAGGAGATCAAGAAGATGAAGATCGGAGACCCTCTGGATCGCTCCACAGACCACGGCCCACAGAACCACAAAGCCCATCTGGACAAGCTGCTGGAGTACTGTGAGATCGGACTGAAGGAGGGAGCCACACTGGTGTACGGAGGCAAACAGGTGGACAGGCCAG GCTTCTTCATGGAGCCCACTGTGTTCACTGATGTGGAGGACCACATGTTCATCGCCAAAGAGGAGTCTTTTGGCCCCATCATGGTGGTGTCCAAATTCAGAAATGG CGACGTGGACGGCGTGCTGCAGAGAGCCAACGACACAGAGTATGGCCTGGCCTCGGGCGTCTTCACCCGTGACATCAACAAGGCCATGTACGTGAGCGAGCGGCTGGAGGCTGGAACCGTGTTCGTGAACACCTACAACAAGACCGACGTGGCTTCACCTTTTGGAGGCTTCAAGCAGTCAGGCTTCGGCAAAGACCTCG GAGAGGACGCCCTCATGGAATACCTGAAGACCAAAGCAGTGACTGTGGAGTACTGA